One Candida dubliniensis CD36 chromosome 1, complete sequence genomic region harbors:
- a CDS encoding 40S ribosomal protein S17 (spliced gene;~Similar to S. cerevisiae RPS17A), with product MGRVRTKTVKRASKVLIERFYPKLTLDFETNKRLTSEIAVIQSKRLRNKIAGYTTHLMKRIQKGPVRGISFKLQEEERERKDQYVPEVSALDLSHTNGQLEIDADTADLVKSLGFKIPVQTVSISAQRGPRRFAKRN from the exons aTG GGTCGTGTTAGAACTAAGACTGTTAAAAGAGCTTCCAAGGTTTTGATCGAAAGATTTTACCCAAAATTGACTTTGGATTTCGAAACTAACAAAAGATTGACTTCTGAAATTGCTGTCATTCAATCTAAAAGATTAAGAAACAAGATTGCTGGTTACACCACCcatttgatgaaaagaATTCAAAAAGGTCCAGTTAGAGgtatttctttcaaattacaagaagaagaaagagaaagaaaggaTCAATACGTTCCAGAAGTTTCTGCTTTGGACTTGTCTCACACTAATGGTCAATTAGAAATTGATGCTGATACTGCTGATTTGGTCAAATCTTTGGGTTTCAAGATTCCAGTTCAAACTGTTTCAATCTCTGCTCAAAGAGGTCCAAGAAGATTTGCTAAAAGAAACTAA
- a CDS encoding U3 small nucleolar RNA-associated protein (6), putative (Similar to S. cerevisiae UTP6;~Similar to C. albicans UTP6), with the protein MAEKIRYYLEQSVPELEDLKIKGLFDKNEIIMIMRRRTDFEHRITGRGCKPKDFLRYAEFETNLEKLRKKRYNRLSKVGMIETKPSISDWAGTRRIMFIFDRATRRYPGETELWSQYLRFAKSNGAIKVIYKVYSRLLQLQPRNINAWLSAAKYEFETNGNAKGARVLFQRGLRLNSESLELWLNYAQFELTYISKLLARRKVLGLITEKQQREAMETEEAKLIQDIKKSDDNGDEFAGDKIELPSTEEIKDQLNQLPEADMNMLGNPETNPALKGDVVLTIFDLCIPALLESIPKYSTAIKPDDKVFEIVDKFLALIEKFPDLNRDYLYLHVLSYVQREYATDLRTLLIDITLPIRAVTVDSNKLAETLQLAVNKFIAYKRKLQDGAERDMLTNMFINKLNNQFFNDKEHPSQKIDALLKAIIKKCRTIN; encoded by the coding sequence ATGGCTGAAAAGATTAGATATTACTTGGAACAATCGGTTCCAGAATTGGAGGATCTTAAGATTAAAGGACTTTTcgataaaaatgaaatcatCATGATTATGAGAAGACGAACAGATTTTGAACATCGAATTACTGGACGTGGTTGTAAACCAAAAGATTTTTTAAGATACGCTGAATTTGAAACGAACCTTGAAAAGTTGCGTAAAAAGAGATATAATAGATTAAGTAAAGTTGGAATGATTGAAACTAAACCCAGCATAAGTGATTGGGCAGGAACTCGTCGTATtatgtttatttttgatcGAGCAACCAGAAGGTATCCTGGAGAAACTGAGTTATGGTCTCAATATTTGAGATTTGCAAAATCAAATGGCGCCATTAAAGTTATATATAAAGTATACTCTCGATTGTTACAATTACAGCCAAGAAACATTAATGCTTGGTTGTCTGCTGCAAAGTATGAGTTTGAAACCAATGGTAACGCCAAAGGTGCTAGAGTTTTATTCCAAAGAGGATTGAGATTGAATTCGGAATCACTTGAGTTATGGTTAAATTATGCTCAATTTGAACTAACTTATATATCGAAATTGTTAGCCAGAAGAAAAGTTTTGGGTTTAATCACTGAAAAGCAACAACGTGAAGCCATGGAAACCGAAGAAGCCAAATTAATACAAGATATCAAGAAATCAGATGATAATGGCGATGAATTTGCTGgtgataaaattgaattgccTAGCACTGAGGAAATAAAGGATCAGTTGAATCAGTTACCGGAAGCGGATATGAATATGTTAGGGAATCCAGAGACTAACCCAGCTTTGAAAGGTGACGTGGTGTTAActatatttgatttatgtATTCCAGCTTTGCTTGAGTCTATACCAAAATACTCAACAGCAATTAAGCCTGATGATAAAGTATTTGAAATCGTTGACAAATTTTTAgcattaattgaaaaatttcctGATTTGAATAGAGATTACTTGTACTTGCATGTGTTGAGCTACGTTCAAAGAGAATATGCCACTGATTTGAGAACGCTACTTATTGATATAACATTGCCAATCAGAGCTGTCACTGTCGACAGCAATAAGTTGGCCGAGACTTTGCAATTAGCTGTGAACAAATTTATTGCCTACAAACGCAAGTTACAAGACGGTGCAGAAAGGGACATGTTGACTAATATGtttataaacaaattaaataatcagTTCTTTAATGATAAAGAGCACCCTTCTCAGAAAATCGATGCTTTGCTCAAAGCAATCATCAAAAAATGCCGTACTATCAATTAA
- a CDS encoding MPT synthase sulfurylase, putative (Similar to Arabidopsis thaliana CNX5) codes for MSEPSKEELLAKIAQLEFENNQLKQQQHGLKSKNEQFCKIDENFSLDEYKRYGRQMIVPQFGSLESQIKLKNSKVLVVGAGGLGSPALLYLSSAGIGTIGIIDHDTVDTSNLHRQVIHNTEMVGEFKCISAQNYIKKLNPHVIVDVYPTTLSNDNAFDIISQYDLVLDCTDHPAVRYLINDVCVLLGKTIVSGSGLKSDGQLTVLNFANSGPCYRCFYPQPPSPASVTSCSDGGVIGPAIGLVGVAMAVETIKIITGYYTKDNFVPFLTSYSGYPQQQLRAFKMRKRQKDCAVCGENPQISRRIIEDGTINYKTFCGRVTFDPIDDKFRISPKDYDRVVQNKQRHILLDVRPREQFQITHLPNAINVQWDPVFRKADTIQQYLPEDSTKDNEIYVVCRFGNDSQLAAKKLLDLGYSNVRDIIGGLDKWSDDVDSKIPKY; via the coding sequence ATGTCCGAACCGTCTAAAGAAGAGCTTCTTGCCAAAATAGCGCAGTtggaatttgaaaataatcaacttaaacaacaacaacatggTTTAAAATCCAAGAATGAACAGTTTTGTAAAATCGATGAGAATTTTAGTCTTGATGAGTATAAACGATATGGAAGGCAGATGATTGTACCTCAATTTGGCTCCTTAGAATCGCagattaaattgaaaaactcTAAAGTGTTGGTTGTTGGAGCTGGAGGGTTAGGCTCTCCTGCCTTGTTGTACTTATCTTCTGCTGGGATAGGAACGATTGGAATTATCGATCACGATACAGTTGATACCAGTAATTTGCACAGACAAGTGATACACAACACAGAAATGGTAGGCGAGTTCAAGTGTATATCTGCACAGAATTATATTAAAAAGCTTAATCCACACgttattgttgatgtttATCCTACGACATTGAGCAACGATAATGCGTTTGACATTATTCTGCAATATGATTTGGTGTTGGATTGTACCGATCATCCAGCTGTGAGGTATCTTATAAATGATGTGTGTGTTTTATTAGGAAAAACCATTGTTAGTGGCTCTGGGTTGAAATCTGATGGGCAGTTAACAGTTTTGAATTTTGCAAATAGTGGTCCTTGCTATAGATGCTTCTACCCGCAACCACCATCACCTGCTTCAGTCACATCATGTTCTGATGGTGGTGTAATCGGCCCAGCAATAGGCTTAGTTGGTGTTGCTATGGCGGTAGAGACAATAAAGATCATAACAGGGTATTACACCAAAGACAATTTTGTTCCCTTTCTCACATCGTATTCAGGTTATCCTCAGCAACAGTTGCGTGCATTTAAAATGAGAAAGAGACAAAAAGATTGTGCTGTATGTGGAGAGAATCCCCAGATATCCAGACGCATCATCGAAGATGGCACcataaattataaaacaTTCTGTGGAAGAGTGACTTTTGACCCTATTGATGACAAGTTTAGAATTTCGCCAAAAGACTACGATAGAGTTGTTCAAAATAAGCAAAGACATATATTACTTGATGTTAGACCACGcgaacaatttcaaattactCATTTACCAAATGCAATTAACGTGCAATGGGACCCTGTATTCAGAAAGGCTGATACcattcaacaatatttacCAGAGGATTCCACCAAAGATAATGAGATTTATGTTGTTTGCCGGTTCGGGAATGATTCCCAGTTAGCTGCTAAAAAGCTTCTAGATTTGGGTTATTCGAATGTGAGAGATATAATCGGTGGTTTAGATAAATGGAGCGATGATGTGGATTCGAAGATTCCAAAATATTAG
- a CDS encoding ensosomal (Golgi, ER,...) cargo receptor, putative (spliced gene;~Similar to S. cerevisiae ERP5) — MLSLSSSKCIAALAMLLQLSNALHFYVKTGETKCFYEELPENTLVVGKIDAYEKQDHSNEYFKNPNLKVQITVEETFDNNHKVANQKSAPDGDFAFTSLDSGEHRFCLTPVYSDKTNNKVHRIFFDVAQGSANEYVDSKSTRMVDDLAVKVNQLYDKLDKIHWEQEHMREREAIFRDQSESTNSRVVKWSIVQLVVLVGTCVYQLRHLKSFFVKQKIV, encoded by the exons ATGCTCAGTTTGTCTAGTAGCAAATGCATTGCTGCATTGGCTATGCTTTTGCAATTATCTAATGCATTACATTTCTATGTCAAAACTGGAGAAACTAAATGTTTCTATGAAGAATTACCTGAGAATACTTTGGTTGTGGGCAAAATCGATGCTTATGAAAAACAGGATCATAGCAACGAATATTTTAAGAATCCAAATTTGAAGGTTCAAATCACAGTTGAA GAAACATTCgacaacaaccacaaagTAGCCAATCAAAAGTCAGCTCCAGACGGTGATTTTGCGTTTACATCCTTGGATTCTGGGGAACATAGATTTTGTTTGACGCCAGTATACAGTGAtaaaaccaataataaagTCCATCGTATCTTTTTTGATGTTGCCCAAGGCTCTGCCAACGAATATGTCGACTCCAAGTCTACAAGAATGGTGGATGATTTGGCTGTTAAAGTGAACCAATTATATGATAAATTGGATAAAATACACTGGGAACAAGAGCATAtgagagaaagagaagcTATCTTTAGAGACCAATCTGAATCTACTAATTCAAGAGTTGTCAAATGGTCAATTGTGCAGTTGGTTGTCTTAGTGGGTACTTGTGTTTATCAATTACGCCATTTGAAGTCGTTTTTTGTCAAGCAAAAGATAGTTTAA
- a CDS encoding ribosomal RNA processing protein (10), putative (deleted EC_number 2.7.1.37;~Similar to S. cerevisiae RIO1;~Similar to C. albicans RIO1) — MSSEEILQGVEDIHLSTSSDSDSEYEFEEETKTKSLQSSSQTITEKEDIVTKYADKIKTDPIKKGPKITKDRANRATVEQVLDPRTLRFLAKIINKGTISRINGCISTGKEANVYHGTSDDPDNDREYAVKIYKTSILVFKDRERYVDGEFRFRNTKNQSNPRKMVKVWAEKEFRNLKRIYQNGIPCPEPIELKSHVLVMEYLTRGDGQPSPKLKDYPFKDVQDIVTYYHKMLFYMRRLYQECRLVHADLSEYNSIVHKDNLYIIDVSQSVEPEHPMALDFLRMDIKNVNDFFSRSKINVYPERLIFRFITSEGHLLGITDNSDQELDKYLETLPLKTEDDQEVEDEIFRSLHLVRSLNNLDERDFQKFSEGKVDTMKDLVALKQGEIEPSGLQDINGKEADSSEEEDNEDESEEEEEEYSSEDDDDDEVDGVSEKEWVEREQNAPKGKKYEDKDEKKARKEAAKLAKQEKRKTKMKKHIKKKIINKRKTGK, encoded by the coding sequence ATGTCTTCAGAAGAAATTTTGCAGGGAGTAGAAGATATACACCTCAGCACTTCATCAGACTCAGATAGTGAATATGAGTTTGAAGAAGAGACCAAGACAAAAAGTTTGCAGCTGAGCTCTCAAACAATCACTGAGAAGGAGGATATAGTCACAAAATATGCAgacaaaattaaaacagatccaataaaaaaggGACCAAAAATAACCAAAGATAGAGCTAATAGGGCCACAGTTGAACAAGTTTTGGATCCACGTACACTTCGATTTTTAGCTAAGATTATAAATAAGGGTACTATTTCAAGAATTAACGGATGCATAAGTACTGGAAAAGAGGCCAATGTGTATCACGGGACCAGCGATGACCCAGACAACGATAGAGAATACGCTGTCAAGATTTACAAGACTTCTATTTTGGTATTTAAGGACCGTGAGAGATATGTGGATGGGGAATTTAGATTTAGAAACACAAAGAATCAGAGTAATCCGAGGAAAATGGTTAAAGTGTGGGCCGAGAAGGAGTTTAGGAACTTGAAACGAATCTACCAGAATGGAATACCGTGTCCTGaaccaattgaattgaagTCTCATGTTTTGGTTATGGAGTACTTAACAAGAGGAGATGGACAACCATCGCCCAAATTGAAGGATTATCCATTTAAGGATGTACAAGATATTGTCACATATTATCACAAGATGTTGTTTTATATGAGAAGATTATACCAGGAATGCCGATTAGTACATGCAGACTTAAGTGAGTATAACTCAATCGTGCACAAGGacaatttatatattattgatgtttCGCAATCGGTAGAGCCAGAACATCCCATGGCACTTGATTTTTTACGAATGGATATCAAGAatgttaatgattttttcagCAGAAGTAAGATAAATGTGTATCCTGAACGTTTGATATTTCGATTTATTACCTCTGAGGGACATTTATTGGGAATTACTGATAACAGCGACCAGGAATTGGATAAATATCTAGAGACATTGCCATTGAAAACAGAGGATGATCAGGAAGTTGAGGATGAAATTTTTAGATCATTACATTTGGTTAGATCTTTGAATAATTTAGATGAGAGAGATTTTCAGAAATTCTCTGAAGGGAAAGTAGATACAATGAAAGATCTTGTTGCTTTGAAGCAAGGCGAGATTGAACCCTCTGGTTTACAAGACATTAATGGTAAGGAAGCTGATAGTTCTGAGGAGgaagataatgaagatgaatctgaagaagaggaagaagaatattCTTCTgaagatgacgatgatgatgaagtcGATGGTGTGTCTGAAAAGGAATGGGTTGAACGTGAACAAAATGCTCCAAAGGGTAAGAAATACGAAGACAAAGACGAGAAAAAGGCTAGAAAAGAGGCAGCAAAGTTGGCCAAGCAAgagaaaaggaaaacaaaaatgaagaagcacattaagaaaaagatCATAAATAAGCGTAAAACAGGTAAATAG
- a CDS encoding conserved hypothetical protein (spliced gene), translated as MTLPTYVNHLLPLKFLGSIPLFIGVEVILGITILNKASGLYGILSLFTGHPINFWQWLYNSLAIITLPVYVSALINLKTKPRNLRKISLATIVYVLDTLVGSIFTLYFIYFWFSSEEGSVKSTGADSSSALSSQSASAARELFITLGTTISVTAIRLYFTLVILSFAKALLKQNRMEARYNDIQNGTSSRSLEEEEETEVANATGYFAEFRKAIFDLEVRSKEYLDDLFN; from the exons ATGACACTTCCAACCTATGTCAACCATTTGTTGCCACTT AAATTCCTAGGACTGATTCCATTGTTTATTGGTGTTGAGGTAATACTTGGTATAACCATATTGAATAAAGCCAGTGGGTTATACGGtattttatctttatttacTGGCCATCCAATTAACTTTTGGCAATGGCTATATAATCTGTTGGCTATCATAACACTACCAGTTTATGTATCGGCGTTGATTAACTTGAAGACCAAACCGAGAAATTTGCGTAAGATCTCCTTGGCAACAATTGTTTATGTTTTAGATACCTTGGTTGGCAGCATTTTCACTTTATactttatatatttttggtTTAGTCTGGAAGAGGGAAGTGTTAAATCAACAGGAGCAGATCTGAGTAGTGCTTTGTCGTCTCAGTCTGCATCTGCTGCAAGAGAGTTGTTCATTACGCTTGGAACTACGATAAGTGTCACAGCCATACGCTTATATTTCACTTTAGTAATATTGTCATTTGCCAAGGCGTtgttaaaacaaaatagaaTGGAGGCCAGATATAATGACATCCAAAATGGAACATCTAGCAGAAGtttagaagaagaggaagaaacAGAAGTTGCTAATGCTACTGGATACTTTGCGGAATTTAGAAAAGctatatttgatttggaagTGAGATCAAAGGAGTATTTGGatgatttattcaattag